A single Pirellulaceae bacterium DNA region contains:
- a CDS encoding bifunctional riboflavin kinase/FAD synthetase yields the protein MIGLFRDLADVPAHLQRGAVAVGNFDGVHRGHARLIEHLVKLANRMGGPAVVMTFDPPPIAILQPERKLHPPLTPLARRAELVGQLGVDGLIVLPTSPELLKLSPSEFFRQVLVDTLQASGIVEGPNFRFGKDRAGDTNLLHQLCNDRGIELQIVSAENDGAGMISSTRIRQLLIAGDVAAANSMLTQPFRLSGRVEPGAGRGRQLLVPTANLVGVESIIPAHGVYGGSVSLEGRSHRVAVNIGPNPTFNDQQSKIEVHVLDWHGDLYGRSLNCDLLTRIRSVLRFDSVDALMKQIQSDILHVQQTVLLPSTF from the coding sequence ATGATTGGATTGTTCCGAGATTTGGCAGATGTACCAGCCCACTTGCAGCGAGGCGCGGTAGCTGTGGGCAATTTCGATGGGGTACATCGAGGGCATGCGCGCTTAATCGAACATCTGGTCAAGCTGGCCAATCGGATGGGCGGTCCCGCTGTTGTCATGACGTTTGACCCTCCGCCCATAGCCATCCTGCAGCCGGAGCGCAAACTTCATCCGCCGCTGACTCCGCTGGCAAGGCGCGCAGAACTGGTCGGGCAACTGGGTGTCGACGGACTGATAGTGCTCCCCACTTCGCCTGAACTGCTCAAGTTGTCGCCTAGTGAGTTCTTCAGGCAGGTGCTGGTCGACACGCTTCAGGCCTCAGGGATCGTCGAAGGGCCAAATTTTCGTTTTGGCAAAGATCGCGCCGGAGACACAAATTTGCTCCATCAACTGTGCAATGATCGAGGTATCGAACTACAAATTGTATCGGCTGAAAACGACGGGGCTGGCATGATTTCCAGCACTCGAATTCGCCAACTGCTCATTGCAGGTGACGTCGCGGCCGCCAATAGCATGTTGACTCAACCGTTTCGTTTGTCGGGACGTGTCGAGCCCGGGGCAGGTCGCGGCCGACAATTGCTGGTACCCACCGCCAATTTGGTTGGGGTTGAGTCGATCATCCCAGCGCACGGCGTGTACGGTGGATCGGTTTCGCTGGAGGGACGATCGCACCGAGTTGCCGTCAACATCGGACCCAATCCAACATTCAACGATCAGCAGTCCAAAATTGAAGTGCACGTTCTCGATTGGCACGGTGATCTGTACGGACGATCGCTAAACTGCGATTTGTTGACTAGAATCCGTTCTGTACTGCGGTTTGACTCCGTAGATGCGCTGATGAAGCAAATTCAATCTGACATCCTCCATGTCCAACAAACCGTGCTGTTGCCAAGTACGTTTTAG
- a CDS encoding bifunctional oligoribonuclease/PAP phosphatase NrnA produces the protein MSFNLDILAQRIAACHSFVLCSHIRPDCDALGSELGMLGILSQLGKKVRIINGHPTPPVLAFLDPSQIIEVIHEHVLPEDVQADCMIILDTSAWAQLGPMGDVLRGFAGKKLCIDHHVGEDELGTEFFKDTSAEATGHLVARLAKHLKVTITKPMATALFAAIATDTGWFRFSSTTAATYRVAADLLEAGALPTEIYSDLYERDTIGRVRLRGRILSRTTEELDGQLVYTHVLKEDFAETGARPTDTEDAINMTLAIAGAKVAVIFVEQLAGGFKLSFRSRCRVDCNELARQFSGGGHKAAAGAFLQGTLAEVQSQVLPQVRQAMVS, from the coding sequence ATGTCATTTAACTTGGATATTCTGGCTCAGCGTATCGCCGCCTGCCACAGCTTTGTGCTTTGTAGCCACATTCGCCCCGACTGCGATGCTTTAGGTAGCGAATTAGGGATGCTGGGCATCCTCAGTCAGTTGGGCAAAAAAGTCAGGATCATCAACGGCCATCCAACGCCGCCGGTATTAGCGTTTTTAGACCCTTCGCAAATCATCGAAGTCATTCACGAACACGTGCTTCCAGAGGATGTGCAGGCTGACTGCATGATCATTCTGGACACCAGCGCCTGGGCGCAGTTGGGACCGATGGGCGATGTGCTGCGCGGATTCGCAGGCAAAAAACTGTGCATTGACCACCACGTAGGCGAGGATGAATTGGGCACCGAGTTCTTCAAAGACACCAGTGCTGAGGCTACCGGGCATTTGGTCGCGCGCTTGGCCAAACATTTAAAAGTCACCATAACTAAGCCCATGGCCACCGCGTTGTTCGCCGCAATTGCTACCGACACCGGTTGGTTCCGTTTCAGTTCTACCACCGCAGCTACTTACCGAGTAGCAGCCGATCTGCTGGAGGCCGGTGCGCTACCGACCGAAATTTACTCGGACCTTTACGAACGCGATACGATTGGTCGAGTTCGTCTGCGCGGTCGCATCTTGTCGCGAACGACTGAGGAGTTAGATGGTCAGTTGGTCTACACCCATGTTCTAAAGGAAGATTTTGCAGAAACCGGCGCTCGACCAACCGATACAGAGGATGCCATCAACATGACCTTGGCGATTGCCGGAGCGAAGGTGGCAGTTATTTTTGTCGAGCAGTTAGCCGGCGGATTTAAACTGAGTTTTCGCAGTCGCTGCCGAGTCGATTGCAATGAACTTGCACGGCAGTTTAGTGGCGGTGGCCACAAGGCCGCTGCCGGAGCATTCCTGCAAGGCACGCTTGCCGAAGTACAATCGCAAGTCCTGCCCCAGGTCCGACAAGCCATGGTCTCTTAA
- a CDS encoding ROK family protein, giving the protein MTSQPIVPLSQASDPFFWGVDLGGTNIKLGVLDNLGATLAFTSIETLESQGPQQAIDRIVAAGRELTRKAGISISQIGRIGLGSPGSMCLQRGMLLEPPNLPHWHQFPIRDALAKATGRPVSFVNDANAAAFGEFWIGAGSAHQSLIMFTLGTGVGGGVIHEGRLINGVNSFGSECGHMIVDSSPEARLCVWGGGRGELEAYASASAVAARARELAEREPSSDLSRRLQEQGRVSAKDVYLSAVGGDGLALRIIDETAHFLGIGIATAVAIVDPGLVVLGGAMDFGGPKCAIGQRFLAATTAEFRKRAFSNVASGTKIEFASLGGDAGYIGAAGIARADNEH; this is encoded by the coding sequence ATGACCTCACAACCTATCGTTCCTCTTTCCCAGGCATCCGACCCCTTCTTTTGGGGAGTCGACCTGGGCGGCACCAACATTAAATTAGGAGTCCTGGATAACTTAGGGGCAACTCTGGCGTTTACTTCGATTGAGACGCTGGAGTCACAAGGTCCGCAACAGGCGATTGACAGGATAGTTGCTGCAGGTCGTGAACTGACCCGCAAGGCTGGCATTTCAATTTCCCAAATTGGCCGAATCGGATTAGGAAGTCCCGGTTCGATGTGTTTGCAACGCGGCATGTTACTCGAACCGCCTAACCTACCACACTGGCATCAGTTTCCGATTCGAGATGCTCTGGCCAAGGCCACCGGGCGACCGGTCAGCTTCGTTAACGATGCGAACGCTGCGGCATTCGGCGAGTTCTGGATCGGAGCCGGTTCGGCACACCAAAGTCTGATCATGTTTACGCTGGGTACTGGTGTGGGCGGAGGCGTGATCCATGAGGGCCGGCTAATCAATGGAGTGAACAGCTTTGGCAGCGAGTGCGGGCACATGATTGTCGACAGCTCCCCGGAAGCTCGCCTGTGCGTCTGGGGCGGCGGGCGCGGCGAGTTGGAGGCTTACGCGTCGGCGAGCGCTGTAGCCGCTCGAGCCCGAGAGCTAGCGGAGAGGGAGCCTTCCAGCGATCTATCGCGTCGGCTGCAAGAGCAGGGTAGGGTGTCAGCCAAAGACGTCTATCTATCAGCCGTTGGTGGCGACGGTCTGGCCTTGCGGATCATTGACGAGACAGCACATTTTCTGGGCATTGGAATTGCCACTGCAGTAGCCATCGTTGATCCCGGCTTGGTCGTTCTGGGCGGCGCGATGGATTTTGGCGGTCCCAAATGCGCTATAGGTCAGCGGTTCTTGGCCGCAACTACCGCCGAATTTCGCAAGCGGGCGTTTTCCAACGTTGCCAGTGGAACGAAAATAGAATTTGCGTCTCTGGGAGGAGACGCCGGCTACATTGGTGCTGCCGGCATCGCCCGAGCAGATAACGAGCACTGA
- a CDS encoding sugar phosphate isomerase/epimerase, with translation MFDIEDQPQSPKLTRLSRRSLVGWPLFAAASAGAGALLSQASAGSPTGQSPTAAPRLRYCLNTSTINGGVIPVRQQLKIAADAGYDAVELWTRDIEKHVAEGGSLTDLRKELNDLELGLDSAIAFGKWIVDDEAERGAGLEQCRRDMELVRELGGSRIAAPPVGVTGPPKLDLDAAAQRYHALLEVGRQCDVVPQLELWGFSHNLSTLAEVLYVAAAANHSDACLLLDVYHLYKGGNDFRNVGLIPASQMHCLHINDYPGTPERAKIADKDRVYPGDGVAPLGNILKRLFDSGFSGTLSLELFNRNYWQQPPDQVARIGLEKTKQAVQAAG, from the coding sequence ATGTTCGATATTGAAGACCAACCCCAGTCCCCAAAGCTTACTCGCCTCAGCCGCCGCTCGTTGGTCGGATGGCCGCTTTTCGCCGCAGCCTCAGCCGGTGCCGGAGCATTGCTCAGCCAGGCCTCGGCGGGATCGCCTACCGGCCAGTCGCCTACGGCAGCACCGCGACTGCGTTACTGTCTAAACACCAGCACCATCAATGGTGGAGTAATTCCCGTTCGGCAACAGCTAAAGATCGCAGCCGATGCGGGCTATGACGCCGTCGAATTGTGGACGCGCGACATTGAAAAACATGTCGCCGAAGGCGGCAGCTTGACGGATCTGCGCAAAGAACTGAACGATTTGGAATTGGGCTTGGATAGCGCTATTGCCTTCGGCAAATGGATCGTGGACGACGAGGCCGAGCGCGGTGCCGGTCTTGAGCAGTGCCGACGTGACATGGAATTGGTGCGGGAACTGGGTGGAAGCCGCATCGCCGCCCCGCCTGTCGGAGTTACCGGGCCGCCCAAACTGGATCTGGACGCTGCCGCCCAGCGTTATCATGCGCTGCTGGAAGTAGGGCGGCAGTGCGACGTCGTACCGCAGCTGGAACTGTGGGGGTTCTCGCACAACCTATCTACCCTAGCCGAAGTCCTGTACGTTGCTGCCGCTGCAAACCATAGCGATGCTTGCCTGCTGCTGGATGTCTACCACCTTTACAAAGGCGGAAATGACTTTCGCAACGTCGGGCTCATTCCAGCCAGTCAAATGCACTGCCTGCACATCAACGACTACCCTGGCACGCCAGAGCGCGCAAAAATTGCTGACAAAGATCGAGTCTATCCTGGCGATGGCGTTGCACCTTTGGGCAACATCCTCAAGCGACTCTTCGACAGCGGCTTCAGCGGCACGCTCAGTCTTGAACTTTTCAATCGCAATTACTGGCAGCAACCCCCCGACCAAGTTGCCCGCATAGGCCTGGAAAAAACCAAGCAAGCCGTGCAGGCAGCAGGGTAG
- a CDS encoding GntR family transcriptional regulator, producing the protein MPLSASQFNLQPSSGVPIYRQLMDQVSMLLVGGQAQPGDMLPSVRELGAALDINMMTVSKAYARLEAEGIVRRVRGQGMVLCDWQPRGSVAQRSAELRPLLEQAVIRGRQLGLSDQHIRACMESALKVWKGKSLVGK; encoded by the coding sequence ATGCCCTTATCCGCTTCACAATTCAATTTGCAGCCGTCATCCGGCGTGCCCATCTACCGACAATTGATGGATCAGGTGTCGATGCTGTTGGTGGGTGGCCAGGCGCAGCCAGGGGACATGCTGCCCAGCGTCCGCGAATTGGGAGCAGCACTGGACATCAATATGATGACGGTTTCGAAGGCCTACGCGCGATTAGAAGCAGAAGGGATCGTCCGCCGGGTGCGCGGTCAGGGAATGGTACTGTGCGATTGGCAGCCTCGCGGTTCAGTGGCTCAGCGCTCCGCCGAATTGCGTCCGCTGCTCGAACAAGCGGTTATTCGCGGGCGTCAGCTCGGATTATCGGATCAACACATCCGAGCCTGCATGGAAAGCGCACTGAAGGTATGGAAGGGTAAGTCGCTGGTCGGCAAGTAG
- a CDS encoding ABC transporter ATP-binding protein, which produces MHHADQSNGREIVIRTSRLRKSFLKHEVLQGIDLEIPRGLTVGLLGSNGAGKSTLIKCLLGLLKPSSGTVELAGESSWDLTVDVKERLGYVPQISSLLPWMTVASLVDYVGAFYQYWQPERAHGLVRDWNLDPKQIVGKLSVGQKQKLSTILALGHSPELLILDEPVASLDPAARRQFMQELIALTADERHTVLFSTHIMSDVERVASHVAIMSGGRISYFGELDSLKERIKRVRLSRPERFPDGLQCPEAIQARFDGQHAVLSIDTAQVDLDMLAERFGVAVSVEDLNLEEIFLELEGRWLPASASSRAGLEGASR; this is translated from the coding sequence ATGCATCATGCGGACCAGTCTAACGGCCGGGAAATCGTGATTCGGACAAGCCGATTGCGAAAGAGTTTTTTGAAGCACGAGGTGCTACAGGGAATTGACCTGGAGATCCCTCGGGGATTGACGGTCGGTTTGTTGGGTTCCAACGGTGCCGGTAAGTCGACTTTGATCAAGTGCTTACTGGGGCTGCTGAAGCCTAGTTCGGGCACGGTCGAGCTAGCGGGTGAGTCAAGTTGGGATTTGACCGTGGATGTCAAAGAGCGGCTGGGTTACGTCCCGCAGATCAGTTCACTGTTACCCTGGATGACAGTGGCTTCACTGGTGGATTATGTCGGCGCGTTTTACCAGTACTGGCAACCCGAGCGTGCACACGGATTGGTACGTGATTGGAACTTGGATCCCAAGCAGATCGTCGGCAAGCTGTCTGTGGGACAGAAACAAAAACTATCCACGATCCTGGCGTTGGGCCACAGTCCGGAATTGTTGATCCTGGATGAACCGGTGGCTAGCCTGGATCCTGCGGCTCGCCGGCAGTTTATGCAGGAGCTGATCGCGCTGACGGCTGACGAACGTCATACGGTACTGTTTTCTACGCATATCATGTCGGACGTTGAGCGAGTGGCTTCGCATGTAGCCATCATGTCCGGCGGAAGAATTTCTTACTTTGGCGAACTGGACTCACTCAAGGAGCGGATCAAACGCGTGCGCTTGTCACGTCCAGAACGTTTTCCCGATGGACTTCAGTGCCCGGAGGCCATTCAAGCACGCTTTGATGGCCAACACGCCGTGCTAAGCATCGATACCGCGCAGGTTGATCTCGACATGTTGGCAGAGCGGTTTGGTGTAGCTGTCAGCGTCGAGGATTTGAATCTAGAAGAGATATTCTTAGAGCTTGAAGGCCGCTGGCTTCCGGCGTCCGCCAGCAGTCGTGCTGGACTTGAGGGAGCCAGTCGATGA
- a CDS encoding aminotransferase class IV: MDKPEASSPPYGYRNQQLVPSSQLAVPVCDLGLINGTTIAEQVRTFDGKPFMLRQHYDRWLRGLELLDVPPPCTFYELEQRTATLVRLNGELLPEGSEQGICFMCSPGVHSAFTWEADIATPEPPAIFLAHTYPLNTRRWQPWYQTGVALQSTPIRDVPQNCWPKQVKIRSRLHYALAQRYAQRLQPQSFPILLADDDSVSDSATASFICYTASKGLVVRPAAMRFDSLSVNFACQLAHQIGIPVTESALSLNEFVRMDEVMLASTPFCLLPVASVDGRQLGGDNPTSNQRFPVFRRLLSAWSKQVEFDIAESSAHC; the protein is encoded by the coding sequence ATGGACAAACCTGAAGCATCGTCGCCACCCTACGGATATCGCAACCAGCAGCTTGTGCCGTCGAGCCAGCTTGCGGTTCCGGTCTGCGACTTGGGATTGATCAATGGGACAACGATTGCCGAACAGGTTAGAACATTTGACGGCAAGCCGTTTATGCTCCGACAGCATTACGATCGTTGGCTTCGAGGACTTGAATTGCTGGATGTCCCCCCACCATGCACGTTTTACGAGTTGGAGCAGAGGACTGCGACACTGGTACGCCTAAACGGGGAATTGTTGCCGGAAGGAAGCGAACAAGGGATTTGCTTTATGTGCTCGCCTGGTGTTCACTCGGCATTCACCTGGGAGGCCGATATCGCCACGCCAGAACCACCTGCTATTTTTCTAGCACACACCTACCCTCTGAATACTCGACGATGGCAACCGTGGTACCAAACTGGCGTCGCTCTCCAGAGTACGCCGATTCGCGACGTTCCCCAGAACTGCTGGCCAAAGCAAGTAAAAATTCGCAGTCGTTTGCACTACGCGTTGGCGCAACGATATGCCCAGAGGTTGCAACCACAATCGTTCCCGATCCTCCTGGCAGACGATGATTCAGTGAGTGATTCCGCCACGGCCAGCTTCATCTGCTACACTGCCTCCAAAGGCCTAGTCGTCCGCCCGGCCGCCATGCGATTCGATAGCCTATCAGTAAACTTTGCCTGCCAATTGGCTCATCAAATCGGTATTCCCGTAACCGAGAGCGCGTTGAGCTTGAATGAATTCGTGAGGATGGACGAAGTAATGTTGGCTTCAACCCCCTTTTGCCTGTTGCCGGTAGCCAGCGTCGATGGCCGGCAGTTGGGCGGCGACAATCCCACCAGTAATCAGCGATTTCCAGTTTTTCGCCGACTACTCTCGGCTTGGTCAAAGCAGGTTGAATTCGACATCGCTGAGTCATCGGCTCACTGCTAG
- a CDS encoding flippase-like domain-containing protein: protein MRRSLLYLIKLGLPLALFTYLLWSVDRADYQTFWSQPKRWDLLLGAQLVALIAIIISILRWQLLVRCLDIPFNTREALRLGFLGYLLNFISLGSVGGDLFKAILVAKEKHSQRPEAVASVLLDRAIGLLGLIILAWISIRFLADNAIPAALLRIGQLAGALSLTSIFALLVAVYAGRWLDSLIEWVGQRIPRIGSPLSRMAHSVRLLRRRPASIAVLLFSAIVVHAMLTLTVYLVSHGLYPLAPTLSQHFVVVPPAMAVGALPIAPGGLGVQEGAIVGLFRMLPDVPEGYSSTLVATVFRLVTLTIAGIGVGYYLASHGREWRYAQQVVAEEKSDD from the coding sequence TTGAGACGCTCGTTGCTATATTTGATCAAACTCGGCCTGCCATTGGCCTTGTTTACATATCTGCTATGGAGCGTCGATCGCGCAGACTACCAGACGTTTTGGAGTCAGCCGAAGCGCTGGGATTTACTGCTCGGCGCGCAATTGGTCGCGCTGATCGCAATTATCATCAGCATCCTGCGGTGGCAACTGCTGGTACGTTGCCTGGATATCCCGTTCAATACGCGAGAAGCATTACGGCTGGGTTTCTTGGGCTACCTCTTGAACTTCATTTCGCTGGGCAGCGTGGGCGGAGACTTGTTTAAAGCCATCTTGGTGGCCAAGGAGAAGCATTCTCAGCGCCCGGAAGCGGTGGCCAGTGTGCTGCTGGATCGTGCGATTGGACTATTGGGGCTCATCATTTTGGCCTGGATATCCATTCGCTTCTTGGCTGATAACGCGATTCCAGCGGCGCTGCTGCGAATCGGGCAGTTGGCGGGCGCCTTGTCATTGACATCCATCTTCGCGTTGTTGGTAGCGGTGTATGCGGGCAGGTGGCTGGATAGTTTGATCGAGTGGGTCGGCCAGCGAATTCCGCGCATCGGCTCGCCGCTCTCCAGAATGGCGCATTCGGTTCGGCTTCTCAGAAGGCGCCCAGCTTCAATCGCTGTTTTGTTGTTCAGCGCCATTGTCGTACATGCGATGCTGACGCTAACGGTTTATCTCGTGTCACATGGCTTATATCCGCTGGCTCCCACTCTATCGCAGCACTTCGTGGTTGTTCCACCAGCCATGGCCGTCGGTGCGTTGCCGATAGCGCCGGGAGGTTTGGGGGTACAAGAAGGCGCTATCGTCGGGCTGTTTAGAATGCTACCGGATGTGCCTGAGGGATACTCGTCCACGCTGGTGGCCACTGTGTTCCGCCTAGTCACACTGACCATCGCTGGAATTGGTGTGGGATACTATCTGGCCAGCCACGGCCGCGAGTGGCGTTATGCACAGCAGGTCGTCGCAGAAGAAAAGTCGGACGATTAG
- a CDS encoding PEP-CTERM sorting domain-containing protein, with protein MSQLSSCVTGLIVGLAVLCATGRSASAALVTIDFDDLTPANGSFFVENLDDRPNPYQGLFWSDLNMFAHSYYSSTYADPTPFPSLTMAAFTDSAGNGAAAEVDSTLGSPLFDLVSVDISKKWPWIAGYAADEVTISGLVGGAVVDTRAVSLTGSWQNIVLGTGFKNLDEFRIKSSAGGGYFIFDNVVIRPVPEPSSLVLIATSLVAGQLRSRRRR; from the coding sequence ATGAGTCAACTAAGCTCCTGTGTCACAGGGTTGATTGTGGGTTTGGCTGTATTGTGCGCGACAGGTCGTTCGGCCAGCGCAGCGCTGGTCACGATTGACTTCGATGACTTGACGCCGGCCAACGGTAGCTTCTTCGTAGAGAACCTGGATGACCGCCCTAATCCATATCAGGGCCTATTTTGGTCAGATCTCAACATGTTCGCACACTCGTACTATTCAAGTACCTATGCTGATCCAACACCATTTCCGAGCCTGACCATGGCCGCGTTTACCGACTCGGCAGGTAACGGTGCGGCGGCTGAAGTCGATTCTACTTTGGGAAGTCCGCTTTTTGACTTGGTGTCAGTAGATATCTCCAAGAAGTGGCCGTGGATTGCTGGGTATGCCGCCGATGAAGTGACTATCTCCGGTTTGGTTGGTGGCGCGGTTGTTGATACGCGAGCCGTATCGCTTACCGGCAGTTGGCAGAATATTGTGTTGGGCACAGGCTTCAAGAACCTGGATGAATTCCGGATCAAGAGTAGCGCCGGTGGAGGTTACTTCATATTCGACAATGTCGTTATCCGCCCAGTCCCAGAGCCAAGTAGCTTGGTCTTAATTGCGACGTCACTGGTCGCAGGTCAACTGCGTTCTAGGCGACGTCGCTAG
- the lepA gene encoding translation elongation factor 4, whose translation MPISNIRNFCIIAHIDHGKSTLADRLLERTGTVATREMREQLLDGMDLERSRGITIKAKAVTLRTQYEGQWYELNLIDTPGHVDFHYEVSRSLTCCEGALLLVDAFQGVEAQTVANAYAAMEHDLKIIPVINKIDLAYARVNEVIDEMAQSLGTAPDEVVLCSAKAGLGIDELIAAIITRVPPPTGDPTGPLQAMVFDSHYDDFRGAITYVRLMSGTVVKGQKVQLVRAAATYETLEIGQFVPKRRPTAALRAGQVGYLICNIKSLHDVHIGDTVVETGPRAAPALDGYQQPKRMVYCGLYPSEGQEFTELRDALEKLSINDPSFEFAPETSEALGFGFRCGFLGLLHMEIIQQRLENECDVDLVQTAPNVTYLVTNKRGEELEIHKPQDVPDSGDIEEFKQPIVRVNFVVPNDYIGQVMKLSQDRRGVQKSTEYLSATRAMITYDLPLAEVIYDLHDKLKSATRGYGTMDYELIGYEPADLVRMDILVNGKRVDALSVICDRRDADRRGRAVVKKLKDEIDRHMFEVAVQAAIGTRIIARETKPALRKNVTAKCYGGDITRKRKLWAKQKEGKKRMKSIGSVDIPQKAFMAVLDTGQEK comes from the coding sequence ATACCGATTAGTAACATTCGTAATTTTTGCATTATCGCTCACATCGATCATGGCAAGAGCACGCTGGCGGACCGTCTATTGGAACGTACCGGCACGGTAGCGACGCGCGAGATGCGCGAGCAACTGCTGGACGGCATGGACCTGGAGCGTTCGCGAGGAATCACGATCAAGGCCAAGGCGGTCACGTTGCGCACACAATACGAAGGTCAATGGTACGAGCTGAATCTAATTGACACACCCGGCCACGTCGATTTTCACTACGAAGTATCGCGTAGCCTGACCTGTTGCGAAGGCGCATTGCTATTGGTGGATGCCTTCCAGGGCGTCGAAGCTCAGACGGTTGCCAACGCCTACGCCGCCATGGAACATGATCTGAAGATCATTCCGGTTATCAACAAGATCGACCTGGCCTATGCGCGAGTCAATGAAGTGATCGACGAGATGGCCCAGTCGCTGGGAACGGCTCCTGACGAAGTCGTGCTATGCAGCGCTAAGGCCGGCCTGGGCATCGACGAATTGATCGCAGCGATCATTACGCGCGTGCCACCACCCACAGGCGATCCAACTGGACCCCTACAAGCCATGGTGTTCGATTCTCACTACGATGACTTCCGCGGTGCCATCACCTATGTGCGATTGATGTCAGGCACGGTCGTCAAAGGTCAAAAGGTTCAATTGGTGCGAGCAGCAGCAACCTATGAAACTTTGGAGATCGGCCAGTTTGTGCCCAAGCGCCGACCAACCGCAGCGTTGCGAGCAGGACAGGTAGGTTATTTGATATGCAACATTAAATCGCTGCACGATGTGCACATTGGCGACACGGTTGTGGAAACCGGACCTCGGGCGGCACCGGCGCTGGATGGATATCAACAACCCAAACGCATGGTGTATTGCGGTCTATACCCCAGCGAAGGACAGGAGTTCACGGAACTGCGCGACGCTCTGGAGAAGCTAAGTATCAACGACCCTAGCTTCGAATTCGCACCGGAAACCAGCGAAGCGCTCGGTTTCGGATTCCGTTGCGGCTTTCTGGGGCTGCTGCACATGGAAATCATTCAGCAGCGTCTGGAAAACGAATGCGACGTGGACTTAGTGCAGACCGCGCCCAACGTAACTTATCTGGTGACCAACAAACGAGGCGAGGAACTGGAGATTCATAAACCACAGGATGTGCCGGATTCAGGTGACATTGAAGAATTCAAACAGCCGATCGTGCGCGTGAATTTCGTTGTACCTAACGATTATATCGGCCAGGTGATGAAGCTGAGTCAAGACCGTCGCGGCGTTCAAAAGAGCACGGAATATCTATCGGCAACGCGGGCAATGATAACCTATGACCTGCCGCTGGCCGAAGTCATTTACGACTTACACGACAAGCTCAAGAGTGCCACGCGCGGTTATGGCACTATGGATTACGAATTGATCGGATACGAACCCGCCGATTTGGTGCGCATGGACATCTTGGTCAACGGCAAGCGAGTAGACGCACTGAGCGTCATTTGCGACCGTCGCGATGCTGACCGCCGAGGTCGAGCCGTCGTAAAGAAGCTGAAGGATGAAATCGATCGGCACATGTTCGAAGTCGCGGTACAGGCGGCTATCGGCACGCGGATTATCGCTCGCGAAACCAAACCGGCCTTACGAAAGAACGTGACCGCTAAGTGTTATGGCGGCGATATCACCCGCAAACGCAAGTTGTGGGCCAAGCAAAAAGAGGGCAAGAAACGCATGAAGTCGATCGGCTCGGTCGATATTCCCCAAAAAGCCTTCATGGCGGTGCTGGATACCGGCCAGGAAAAGTAG